The Hemicordylus capensis ecotype Gifberg chromosome 11, rHemCap1.1.pri, whole genome shotgun sequence genome includes the window TTTGTGTTTGCATCGCAGCCCAAAACCGCTCCGAAAAGGACTTTTGGATCCATTACCAATGAACAGGTAAATATGTAAAAACCACAGCAGATTTCTTTAAGAATATATAGTTTAGATCCCATTTGTTTGTAATGTAATGCAATGTCCCTTTGCACTGAAGGGACTAGACCTTATTCCAGATCCCAAAATTCAAAGCTGTGAATtttgaaatgtttaaaacaagcgaatgtttgttttaaatttaagaGTAATATGTATGTGCTGCCCTGTCTTCAGACTAGCTCAAAAGGAAGAGTTCGTTTTTTTATTTCAGCCTGGAATTCAGCTTTAGAGCAGTGTGAGGCATGCATGCCCAACACTAGATGTTGCCTGATACAGTTACCACCTGACGATGATTTGCATCTTGAATGCATGGAATGGCTCTAGTAAAAAGTATTGTCTTTGAGTTCATGTTATAGATAAGGAAGCTGTGCCTGCATTTGCTTTCTGTGATGGCTCGTTCATGCATGCAGGTCATCACTAGATGTTGTAGTCAAGTaatcatgcatgtgtgaactcgGCATTAACTGGGGCTCGGGATATCTTGTATTGTCTGTCTGCTGCCAACTGCTTCCCTGCAGCAAGTGGGCTGCCATGTACTCTCTTCCCAGATTCACTCTCTTCCCATATTTTCTGCTAAATCTTGTTCTTGATTTTAGTTTGAAATAATCAAGAAAAGCGATTAGAATGAGCATATTTTTCATCAAGTGTTTCtatatccccccacccaccacatttTCTCATAAACATTTAGAGCCAGAGAGAGTGAACCACGGTCATCTTTTAATCCCAAATCAGCTTTTATGTATTGTAAtgaaaaatgtgtctcttgtcatGTGTGGTTGTTGAAGAAAAGCTAAATGGAGTATGTCTATGCATGAATTAAAAATCTGCGTGTTGTAGTTGTAGGAGCTAATGACAGAATAATCAATGCACATCTGTCAACTTGTGTGCAAATAAAGAACTGAAAGGAagctctttcccccactccccacttctGTTACGTTGTCCTTCCAATCTTTGTTAGGGGGAAAAAAGAGCAACATATATAATTTTGCTTTATAACCAAAAAAACCGGGAAAACAACGAAGGTGCAGCTGCAGCCCTCAAGCCTTTGGCCATCATGTGGCTCCTTTGAAATGACTAGGATTACTTCGGAGTAAAGGAGCGGAAAAGATGCTCCTTTGCAATAAGAGCTGGTAAAAGTATGTGCAAATAGGGCCTTGTTTAACCATTTGGCTAAGAGCAGAGTCCCTTTTGTTTTCATAGTACTGTCGATGTCCGTGGTACTTGCAGAGCAGCATAAGCAAAACAGATCCCTGCTCCCAAGGAGCTCACCATCTAAATTTCAGTGGTGGGACAGGTGATAAAAGGTGGAAGGCATGAAAGAAGCAGGTGTGGTGTGGGATAAATAGGTTTGGGAGCAGCATGCTTATGGATTCTGTATAAAACTAGTTTTATACGGAATCTGgcctctctgagccatttttggaagggcggtatagaaatcaaatcaatcaataatagtaGTTGGCTTAAAGACCACGATAGAGATACTACACAGGGATTGAAGCCCATCAGGTGGTTGTCTGATCTCTGGAACACAGCACATGCTTTCACATAGTGACAGTCAGAGGTTCAGAGCTGTGGGATGCTGCACCCAAATTATTTCCAGGTGTCAGGCTTTTCTCAGGGCTGCTGCCCTCTAGCATCGATGGGGCTAGGATGGCCTCAGAGTCATTCGCCTGCGAGGAAAATTAATGCTTTTGGCTGGGGCTTCTTCCATTCGCCAGCCCTCTCCTGAAGGCACTTCCACCACGGCTCAGTTGGAATCCCAGAGCTCCTTCCAGAGTGAGCCATCCTCCCAGACTGGCCgctcatcactggccagtcctcccttatataCTTCCTGACATTTGGAGCGTTGCACGTGGAATTTCCACATGAGCAACCTAGCCCAGAcaaggctgatcatgagaacagcctcactgtgttggTTCCGTCATGGCTTCTCTTTGCATGGCTCAGCCCTGGGGTTTAAACCCATGGATccctgttgttttgttttggaaccTGATCTTGAAAGTTGGTgttaattccccacacaagccaaACAGTAATACAGAAGGCACCCTTAAGCAAGTGCAGAGGGCTCTTGCCTTATAACTGAGTAACCGCAGGTAGGTGTTCGCACTCACTCAGAGTGAGGCAGAGGTATTGCAGTACTCTCAGAGCATCAAAATGGTCATTTTCACCTATGGGGAATAATTTGCCTTGGAGTCTCTCTTGTACTGCTCGTGTCGATGTGTCACAGAATCTAAAGAGAGGCTTTAGTAATTGGAGACTGCATTCCATCTGGCATAGGCTTAACCTGTGCATCAGAAACTGCTGTAAGCCTCCTGGGTGAAAAAGCCCTGCAAATTCTCAGGGAATAGGGTCCAGGCCCCACCCAATACCCCAGCGCtttataaaatgcaaaaacaagTCCTGGACCTGTCTGCTCTGGACTGAGCTGTAAACACCGCAATGGGCACTGATGGTCTTGAGAAGCAAATGGAAATTTGGATGTCTTGTATTTCTTGTTCCCAGCTCCTATTTTCACCTCTGTTCTCAACGCTTCTGCATTATCGCTCCCTTCCTCAGAAGTTGAGCTGGCGCCGTTCCCTTTGGAGCCTGTCAGCACCATTCCCCATCACTCAGAGAGATTGCTATTGATGAATGCtaatcacttcttcctccttaggggatgtgtttgctttttctttctctccctccaccccaattccttaaaaaaaaaaaccacaaaaaactaGATTCCCAGGCTTAGGTGCCCAGAGAGACGCAAACTGGTAGTAATCAAACTATTCTCCCACCAGCGGTATCAAAACATGGTTCTTGCATGCCCTGTGCAGAGCACGATCGGTTTGTAGAGTCTATCCCCATGCCCACCCATCTGTTTGGTTATAACAGGGGCTTGTGATATTCAGCACAAACTATTTCAGGATCCTTATTATTCAGTGTGCAAATGCAATGTTTGCATTATTTTTAATACTTGGAATCTAATTTTCACTGCAGTCGTGAAATGCATTATGATGAATAGAGAAATACTGAATTGCCTTGATCTTGATTTGTTTGTAATAATCTGGTGCTATTCAGTTGTGGACCAGTTTCTGATCCATACCATAAATTAAAGGCCAAGAAGTTTGGAACAGGCTAAATCTCACCTGTCTCCATTTTTGCTTGAAATAGGTAGCATGGATCTGTTTTCCTATGAACCAACAAATGAAGGAGAAAGACATGTAATAAGAATGTACAGAATAGCAGGTCTGTGTTAGGCCTGACCCACAAGACCCACAATTAGCAATCAAGTGATATCTGCTCATCCCAACATGCAGTAGAACGTGACTCTATCAGATGGTCAGCTGATCTGTAAGAGTCTCACATTCACCCATCCACAGGATCAGCTGACTTACAGGTGCTTTGTGAGGGCAGACCTTGGGGGCTGAGAAGAGACAAGGCCAGATAAGGGTTATAAAAGGGGGAACAATTTTTGTGTGAAAGCTGACATGCCCTGGAGAGAAATCTGACCTGTTGAACTTCAGCAAACTAGTTAGCTGAGAGAGGTATATCAGTATATAATTGGCTGCTATTCTGAGGTTCTTTGCTGCACAACCATCCAACAATCTTGTTGGGCAACCGTCTTTACTACCTGCCCTACCAAATTAGTTAACTTCAAGTCAACCGCTAATCAGATGGTCATCTGTTCTCCAATATGGCATAGTTTTTCTTCCTCTGTGTTGGGGGGTCTTAGTGCCTTCTAGGAAATCCCTCCACTATATAATGAATATTCACAGATTACAGTTCCCAGAGCTATTTAGTGCTTTGCAGACAACTGTTGAAAGGCAACTGATCTTTGCTGTGGTAAATGTGTCaagcatgaaagggattatttatttatttattacatttctatcccactcttcctctgaggatctCAGGGCAGTGCagatagttatgtttctcctcgcaacaaccctgtgaggtaggttaggcaaaaagaagtgactggcccagagtcacctagcaagtattaAGGtcgtgtctccccagtcctagtcctacACTCTAACCATTGCACCATGGTGTCTCTCGGTATGCATGTGTCCAGTCTATCATGGTGGAAATGTGCAATGGGTGCCATATTTGGACACATCCAAGTCACCTGTTCTGCCTTTTTCCTTAGTTTCACCTTAGAAAAAGGCTAACGGGTTGACCCTTCAAGGTCAAGTTGCTGTCTTCCCTGTAGAGACTGGTACATTAACCAGTAATGTTAACGGTTAATGTACATTTCTGTATAGTCTAGATTCTGTAGAAAATCTTGTGTCTCATAATAATTTCATATCTCAAGTATCCCACTGTTTATTCTTAGCATTTTTGTAGAATGCTCTCCAATCCTTCCTGTCCTCCAGCTTTGCCAAGATCTGCAAACATTCACTGCCAGAAATACCTTGACAAATATCAGGCTCTTACGAAATGTTTCTTTGAACTTTCTTTTGTATTGAGTCACCATGACAGAACAAAGCCTGGAGGACAACACAACACCAGGCCCTTGTGGGATTCATGATTGAATACAGATTCATTGTGTAAACAACTGATGTGATGCAATAGTCATAGTAATGGAAAACCCCAAGAGTCAGTTGGTTTGGATAAGGAGGCATTAAAAGGTTATCACACTTTAAAACTGCTCATAAGTGAATTTATTCCAAAGTAAGACCTGTTGGTTTGACTGGGATTTACTTCAAAGCTGGCATATTTTAAGACTTATGATTTTGTTTGAATCAcaaagaataatttaaaaaaccagcccTGTATTATTGAAACTTCAATGCCTAGATTAATAATAAATGGTTGCACGTACAAGACCAGGACACGTGGGTGTATCCGATTCTTAACAGTTTTCTGTATTAATACATTTCCCTCTCTGTTTCTGGTTTCTAGGGTCAAAATGTATTTGGACTTGATATAATTGAGACACCCGAAGGAGACAAGTGGCCTCAGTTGATAGTCCAACAGATACTTGACAGGGAGCAGAAGGACACCTATGTGATGAAAATTAAAGTGGAAGATGGCGGAAACCCTCCAAGATCCAGTACTGCCATCCTCCAAGTAACAGTGACCGACGTGAATGACAACCGCCCCGTCTTCAAGGAGAATGACATTGAGGTCAGCGTTCCCGAGAATGCCCCGGTGGGCACCTCCGTTTCTCAGCTTCATGCCACAGATGCTGACTTGGGGTCGAATGCCCAGATCCACTTCTATTTCAGCAGCCAGATCTCCAGTCTGGCCAAAAGGCTATTTGCCATAGATAACAGCACTGGTCTCATCACCATCAAGGAGCCGCTGGACCGGGAGGAATCCCCAGTTCACAAGCTAACAGTCCTGGCAAGCGACGGCAGTTCAACACCTTCAAGAGCAACGGTGACAGTAAATGTCACAGACATTAATGATAACATTCCATCAATAGACACGCGATACATTATCAACCCAGTGAATGGCACTGTGCTTTTGTCGGAGAAAGCTCCACTCAATACTAAAATTGCCCTGATTACAGTAATGGATAAGGATGCTGACCTCAACGGCAAAGTTACCTGCTTCACTGACCATGATGTGCCCTTCAGGTTAAAGCCCGTGTTTGATAATCAGTTTCTGTTGGAGACAGCCACATTCCTGGACTATGAGGCCACGCGGGAATATGCCATTAAAATAGTGGCTTCTGATTCGGGGAAACCACCCTTGAACCAGTCTGCAATGCTGCTCATCAAAATCAAGGATGAGAATGACAATGCCCCAGTGTTCACGCAACCCATTATTGGACTTTCAATCCCAGAAAACAATGCACCTGGCACCCAGTTGACTAAGATCAGTGCGACAGATGCAGACAGTGGACGCAATGCAGAGATCAGCTACACACTGGGCCTGGATGCTCCCCCCATTTTCAACCTGGACCGCCGTACAGGCATTCTGACAGCAGTGAGAAAGCTGGACAGGGAAAAACAAGACAGATACTCATTCACTGTCCTGGCTAAAGATAATGGCATGCCACCCTTGCAGACGAATGCCACTGTGACAGTTTCAGTCTTGGACCAAAATGACAACAGCCCTGCTTTCACACACAATGAGTATAACTTCTATGTGCCAGAAAACCTACCCATGTATGGCACTGTTGGGCTTATCACTGTAACAGATGCAGACTCTGGAGAGAATGCGGCAGTGACCTTGTCTATATTAAATGGCAAAGATAAATTCATTATTGATCCTCTCACTGGAGTCATAAGGCCTAATATTACCTTTGACAGGGAGCAGCAAGGGTCTTACACCTTTCAGGTGAGAGCTTTGGACGGAGGGAGGCTACAACGCTCCTCAACTGCCAAGGTGACCATCAATGTGGTGGACGTGAATGACAACAGACCAGTGTTCATCATCCCTTCATCTAACTACTCTTATGACCTGGTTCCAATGTCCACGAGTCCAGGCTCTGTAGTGACCAAGGTGTTTGCCATTGACAATGATACAGGGATGAATGCAGAGCTTCGCTACAGCATTATTGGTGGGAATTCACGGGGCTTGTTTATGATTGATCAGCTAACAGGCAATGTTACCTTAAAAGAGAAAGTCATATCAGCAGATCATGGGTTGCACAGGCTGGTTATCAAAGTCAACGATTTGGGACAGCCTGAGTCTCTGTACACTATAGCGCTCGTGCACTTGTTTGTGAACGAAACTGCTACCAATGGATCCTATATCCAAGAGCTAGTGCGCCGAAACATGGAAACTCCAATTGGCCAGAATGTTGGGGATGGTGAGATCACCCCACAGACCAATGACTATGTCAAGATCATCATTGCTATCATTGCAGGCACCATGACGGTCATCCTGGTGATCTTCGTGACTGCCTTGGTGCGATGCCGCCAAACCCCTAGGCACAAGGTGGTCCAGAAAAGCAAGCAGAGTGGTGAGTGGGTCTCCCCCAACCAAGAAAACCGCCAGatcaagaaaaagaagaaaaagaagaagcgtTCGCCCAAAAGCCTTCTTCTCAACTTTGTGACGATTGAAGAATCGAAGCCTGACGATCCCGGTCACGAGCACATCAATGGTACTTTGGACATTCCGGTGGAGCTAGAAgaacagactatgggaaaataTAACTGGGCCACAACACCCACCACCTTTAAGCCTGACAGCCCAGATTTAGCAAAGCACTACAAGTCTGCCTCTCCGCAGCCCACCTTTCAGATAAAACCTGAGACTCCAGTGCCCCCGAAGAAGCACCATGTCATCCAGGAACTGCCTCTGGATAACACCTTTGTGGTGGGCTGCGATTCCCTCTCCAAGTGTTCCTCCAGCAGCTCGGACCCTTATAGTGTCTCTGAATGCAGCTGTCAAGGAGGGTTCAAGACTCCAGGCTCGATCCACACCAGACAGGTAATGCCACGAGTGGCTTTTTGAacctctctgctcccctcccccctccctccctccctcctgctctgcctccTTCATTTTATTTCGTTTGCTTTTAGTctttagatttgttttttaacCTGAATGTTCACGCTTGACTGGAGCACTGAGAAGTAAACAGTTTGCGATTCATCAATACtaaaaggaagaaaatgaaaatgaatggacTCTTGGCTACAGGGAAATTTTGATTGCGGaaggagcatctgagggggtgaTTCCTGTCTGCAGATGGCAGTGTGGCTCTTCTCGCTTCGTGCAGCATTTTGCCTTAAAGCAGATCTGCAGAACAAAGAGAGGTTACGGGCCTGTCCGCCCTCACATTGCATGCTTGGGAATCTAAGTAATCTAGGCCAGGTGCAAAGCAATAAAGCTTTGCAGGATCTGATAAGTGGTTCTTAATGCTAATGGAGTCTGGAATTGCAGACTTCATTGGGTCGAAGCActacttcaaggtctctcagaaGCAGGCAAGAGTCTTCCCCTGTGCCATTTTCCAGACTGGAAATGCCCCCTGCTAGCTAGGTTCCTCCAAGCTCGACTCTTCTGACACAACCAGCAGCATAAAAGAGCACTAAagttaatgggggggggaatactgGAGGCATCACAAATACTGTCCAGCCTTCGTGGGCAAATGCGCTAGAGACTCTGCCTCCCATAAAGCATGCACTCTAGCACACGTGGGCAGTGGCTAAAGGGAAACTCAGATGTATATGCGAGGTGGGTAAAGTGCAATGATTAGGTAATATTTTGCTTTTATGTTGCTTAAGATAGCCGGGGAGGAGCAGACCGCTAAGTTAAATTGCGTTTCTGAAAAGCTGTATTGTTGTGAATGTAAGAAGGCAATATTAGCAGTGAGATGCATTTGATTTCAGTGGCAATTCACCTGTGTCTAAAAAGAGCTAGGCataaagaattttttaaagaaGCAAACAGCACTTGTTACAGCAGTGAACAGGAAGACCATTTGCCT containing:
- the PCDH11X gene encoding protocadherin-11 X-linked isoform X2; the encoded protein is MDLLSETYLLAVLLACIVFQSGAQEKNYTVREELPENVLIGNLLKDLNLTLDPDVPLSSPLQFKLVYKTGDVPLVRVEENTGEIFTTANRIDREKLCSGIFSENRCFYEVEVAVLPDEVFRLVKIRFLIEDINDNAPLFPSTVINISIPENTAINSRYSVPSAVDPDIGVNGIQHYELLKPKTAPKRTFGSITNEQGQNVFGLDIIETPEGDKWPQLIVQQILDREQKDTYVMKIKVEDGGNPPRSSTAILQVTVTDVNDNRPVFKENDIEVSVPENAPVGTSVSQLHATDADLGSNAQIHFYFSSQISSLAKRLFAIDNSTGLITIKEPLDREESPVHKLTVLASDGSSTPSRATVTVNVTDINDNIPSIDTRYIINPVNGTVLLSEKAPLNTKIALITVMDKDADLNGKVTCFTDHDVPFRLKPVFDNQFLLETATFLDYEATREYAIKIVASDSGKPPLNQSAMLLIKIKDENDNAPVFTQPIIGLSIPENNAPGTQLTKISATDADSGRNAEISYTLGLDAPPIFNLDRRTGILTAVRKLDREKQDRYSFTVLAKDNGMPPLQTNATVTVSVLDQNDNSPAFTHNEYNFYVPENLPMYGTVGLITVTDADSGENAAVTLSILNGKDKFIIDPLTGVIRPNITFDREQQGSYTFQVRALDGGRLQRSSTAKVTINVVDVNDNRPVFIIPSSNYSYDLVPMSTSPGSVVTKVFAIDNDTGMNAELRYSIIGGNSRGLFMIDQLTGNVTLKEKVISADHGLHRLVIKVNDLGQPESLYTIALVHLFVNETATNGSYIQELVRRNMETPIGQNVGDGEITPQTNDYVKIIIAIIAGTMTVILVIFVTALVRCRQTPRHKVVQKSKQSGEWVSPNQENRQIKKKKKKKKRSPKSLLLNFVTIEESKPDDPGHEHINGTLDIPVELEEQTMGKYNWATTPTTFKPDSPDLAKHYKSASPQPTFQIKPETPVPPKKHHVIQELPLDNTFVVGCDSLSKCSSSSSDPYSVSECSCQGGFKTPGSIHTRQSQRRVTFHLPDGSQESCSDSGLGDHEPSSTASTSHPLPLGFPQEEYYEQTSPNSRTEGDGNSDPESTIEVNLQKALAEASETCTQECLILGHSDNCWMPPSLTQYQQSNPPLPTFGFQQGWVRGAMTDGRHTLGRLIPKDDTDKGPGGQRPQFYNTCERHCTSEDPVKVIPLANFIPAQATPISGSNTTLIHEHQL
- the PCDH11X gene encoding protocadherin-11 X-linked isoform X5 translates to MDLLSETYLLAVLLACIVFQSGAQEKNYTVREELPENVLIGNLLKDLNLTLDPDVPLSSPLQFKLVYKTGDVPLVRVEENTGEIFTTANRIDREKLCSGIFSENRCFYEVEVAVLPDEVFRLVKIRFLIEDINDNAPLFPSTVINISIPENTAINSRYSVPSAVDPDIGVNGIQHYELLKPKTAPKRTFGSITNEQGQNVFGLDIIETPEGDKWPQLIVQQILDREQKDTYVMKIKVEDGGNPPRSSTAILQVTVTDVNDNRPVFKENDIEVSVPENAPVGTSVSQLHATDADLGSNAQIHFYFSSQISSLAKRLFAIDNSTGLITIKEPLDREESPVHKLTVLASDGSSTPSRATVTVNVTDINDNIPSIDTRYIINPVNGTVLLSEKAPLNTKIALITVMDKDADLNGKVTCFTDHDVPFRLKPVFDNQFLLETATFLDYEATREYAIKIVASDSGKPPLNQSAMLLIKIKDENDNAPVFTQPIIGLSIPENNAPGTQLTKISATDADSGRNAEISYTLGLDAPPIFNLDRRTGILTAVRKLDREKQDRYSFTVLAKDNGMPPLQTNATVTVSVLDQNDNSPAFTHNEYNFYVPENLPMYGTVGLITVTDADSGENAAVTLSILNGKDKFIIDPLTGVIRPNITFDREQQGSYTFQVRALDGGRLQRSSTAKVTINVVDVNDNRPVFIIPSSNYSYDLVPMSTSPGSVVTKVFAIDNDTGMNAELRYSIIGGNSRGLFMIDQLTGNVTLKEKVISADHGLHRLVIKVNDLGQPESLYTIALVHLFVNETATNGSYIQELVRRNMETPIGQNVGDGEITPQTNDYVKIIIAIIAGTMTVILVIFVTALVRCRQTPRHKVVQKSKQSGEWVSPNQENRQIKKKKKKKKRSPKSLLLNFVTIEESKPDDPGHEHINGTLDIPVELEEQTMGKYNWATTPTTFKPDSPDLAKHYKSASPQPTFQIKPETPVPPKKHHVIQELPLDNTFVVGCDSLSKCSSSSSDPYSVSECSCQGGFKTPGSIHTRQHSKEVGRPQTPLKETSLESWTQPQTKQS
- the PCDH11X gene encoding protocadherin-11 X-linked isoform X6, which produces MDLLSETYLLAVLLACIVFQSGAQEKNYTVREELPENVLIGNLLKDLNLTLDPDVPLSSPLQFKLVYKTGDVPLVRVEENTGEIFTTANRIDREKLCSGIFSENRCFYEVEVAVLPDEVFRLVKIRFLIEDINDNAPLFPSTVINISIPENTAINSRYSVPSAVDPDIGVNGIQHYELLKPKTAPKRTFGSITNEQGQNVFGLDIIETPEGDKWPQLIVQQILDREQKDTYVMKIKVEDGGNPPRSSTAILQVTVTDVNDNRPVFKENDIEVSVPENAPVGTSVSQLHATDADLGSNAQIHFYFSSQISSLAKRLFAIDNSTGLITIKEPLDREESPVHKLTVLASDGSSTPSRATVTVNVTDINDNIPSIDTRYIINPVNGTVLLSEKAPLNTKIALITVMDKDADLNGKVTCFTDHDVPFRLKPVFDNQFLLETATFLDYEATREYAIKIVASDSGKPPLNQSAMLLIKIKDENDNAPVFTQPIIGLSIPENNAPGTQLTKISATDADSGRNAEISYTLGLDAPPIFNLDRRTGILTAVRKLDREKQDRYSFTVLAKDNGMPPLQTNATVTVSVLDQNDNSPAFTHNEYNFYVPENLPMYGTVGLITVTDADSGENAAVTLSILNGKDKFIIDPLTGVIRPNITFDREQQGSYTFQVRALDGGRLQRSSTAKVTINVVDVNDNRPVFIIPSSNYSYDLVPMSTSPGSVVTKVFAIDNDTGMNAELRYSIIGGNSRGLFMIDQLTGNVTLKEKVISADHGLHRLVIKVNDLGQPESLYTIALVHLFVNETATNGSYIQELVRRNMETPIGQNVGDGEITPQTNDYVKIIIAIIAGTMTVILVIFVTALVRCRQTPRHKVVQKSKQSGEWVSPNQENRQIKKKKKKKKRSPKSLLLNFVTIEESKPDDPGHEHINGTLDIPVELEEQTMGKYNWATTPTTFKPDSPDLAKHYKSASPQPTFQIKPETPVPPKKHHVIQELPLDNTFVVGCDSLSKCSSSSSDPYSVSECSCQGGFKTPGSIHTRQHSKEVGRPQTPLKETSLESWTQPQPLR
- the PCDH11X gene encoding protocadherin-11 X-linked isoform X7, which translates into the protein MDLLSETYLLAVLLACIVFQSGAQEKNYTVREELPENVLIGNLLKDLNLTLDPDVPLSSPLQFKLVYKTGDVPLVRVEENTGEIFTTANRIDREKLCSGIFSENRCFYEVEVAVLPDEVFRLVKIRFLIEDINDNAPLFPSTVINISIPENTAINSRYSVPSAVDPDIGVNGIQHYELLKPKTAPKRTFGSITNEQGQNVFGLDIIETPEGDKWPQLIVQQILDREQKDTYVMKIKVEDGGNPPRSSTAILQVTVTDVNDNRPVFKENDIEVSVPENAPVGTSVSQLHATDADLGSNAQIHFYFSSQISSLAKRLFAIDNSTGLITIKEPLDREESPVHKLTVLASDGSSTPSRATVTVNVTDINDNIPSIDTRYIINPVNGTVLLSEKAPLNTKIALITVMDKDADLNGKVTCFTDHDVPFRLKPVFDNQFLLETATFLDYEATREYAIKIVASDSGKPPLNQSAMLLIKIKDENDNAPVFTQPIIGLSIPENNAPGTQLTKISATDADSGRNAEISYTLGLDAPPIFNLDRRTGILTAVRKLDREKQDRYSFTVLAKDNGMPPLQTNATVTVSVLDQNDNSPAFTHNEYNFYVPENLPMYGTVGLITVTDADSGENAAVTLSILNGKDKFIIDPLTGVIRPNITFDREQQGSYTFQVRALDGGRLQRSSTAKVTINVVDVNDNRPVFIIPSSNYSYDLVPMSTSPGSVVTKVFAIDNDTGMNAELRYSIIGGNSRGLFMIDQLTGNVTLKEKVISADHGLHRLVIKVNDLGQPESLYTIALVHLFVNETATNGSYIQELVRRNMETPIGQNVGDGEITPQTNDYVKIIIAIIAGTMTVILVIFVTALVRCRQTPRHKVVQKSKQSGEWVSPNQENRQIKKKKKKKKRSPKSLLLNFVTIEESKPDDPGHEHINGTLDIPVELEEQTMGKYNWATTPTTFKPDSPDLAKHYKSASPQPTFQIKPETPVPPKKHHVIQELPLDNTFVVGCDSLSKCSSSSSDPYSVSECSCQGGFKTPGSIHTRQL
- the PCDH11X gene encoding protocadherin-11 X-linked isoform X1, coding for MDLLSETYLLAVLLACIVFQSGAQEKNYTVREELPENVLIGNLLKDLNLTLDPDVPLSSPLQFKLVYKTGDVPLVRVEENTGEIFTTANRIDREKLCSGIFSENRCFYEVEVAVLPDEVFRLVKIRFLIEDINDNAPLFPSTVINISIPENTAINSRYSVPSAVDPDIGVNGIQHYELLKPKTAPKRTFGSITNEQGQNVFGLDIIETPEGDKWPQLIVQQILDREQKDTYVMKIKVEDGGNPPRSSTAILQVTVTDVNDNRPVFKENDIEVSVPENAPVGTSVSQLHATDADLGSNAQIHFYFSSQISSLAKRLFAIDNSTGLITIKEPLDREESPVHKLTVLASDGSSTPSRATVTVNVTDINDNIPSIDTRYIINPVNGTVLLSEKAPLNTKIALITVMDKDADLNGKVTCFTDHDVPFRLKPVFDNQFLLETATFLDYEATREYAIKIVASDSGKPPLNQSAMLLIKIKDENDNAPVFTQPIIGLSIPENNAPGTQLTKISATDADSGRNAEISYTLGLDAPPIFNLDRRTGILTAVRKLDREKQDRYSFTVLAKDNGMPPLQTNATVTVSVLDQNDNSPAFTHNEYNFYVPENLPMYGTVGLITVTDADSGENAAVTLSILNGKDKFIIDPLTGVIRPNITFDREQQGSYTFQVRALDGGRLQRSSTAKVTINVVDVNDNRPVFIIPSSNYSYDLVPMSTSPGSVVTKVFAIDNDTGMNAELRYSIIGGNSRGLFMIDQLTGNVTLKEKVISADHGLHRLVIKVNDLGQPESLYTIALVHLFVNETATNGSYIQELVRRNMETPIGQNVGDGEITPQTNDYVKIIIAIIAGTMTVILVIFVTALVRCRQTPRHKVVQKSKQSGEWVSPNQENRQIKKKKKKKKRSPKSLLLNFVTIEESKPDDPGHEHINGTLDIPVELEEQTMGKYNWATTPTTFKPDSPDLAKHYKSASPQPTFQIKPETPVPPKKHHVIQELPLDNTFVVGCDSLSKCSSSSSDPYSVSECSCQGGFKTPGSIHTRQHSKEVGRPQTPLKETSLESWTQPQSQRRVTFHLPDGSQESCSDSGLGDHEPSSTASTSHPLPLGFPQEEYYEQTSPNSRTEGDGNSDPESTIEVNLQKALAEASETCTQECLILGHSDNCWMPPSLTQYQQSNPPLPTFGFQQGWVRGAMTDGRHTLGRLIPKDDTDKGPGGQRPQFYNTCERHCTSEDPVKVIPLANFIPAQATPISGSNTTLIHEHQL
- the PCDH11X gene encoding protocadherin-11 X-linked isoform X4, translating into MDLLSETYLLAVLLACIVFQSGAQEKNYTVREELPENVLIGNLLKDLNLTLDPDVPLSSPLQFKLVYKTGDVPLVRVEENTGEIFTTANRIDREKLCSGIFSENRCFYEVEVAVLPDEVFRLVKIRFLIEDINDNAPLFPSTVINISIPENTAINSRYSVPSAVDPDIGVNGIQHYELLKPKTAPKRTFGSITNEQGQNVFGLDIIETPEGDKWPQLIVQQILDREQKDTYVMKIKVEDGGNPPRSSTAILQVTVTDVNDNRPVFKENDIEVSVPENAPVGTSVSQLHATDADLGSNAQIHFYFSSQISSLAKRLFAIDNSTGLITIKEPLDREESPVHKLTVLASDGSSTPSRATVTVNVTDINDNIPSIDTRYIINPVNGTVLLSEKAPLNTKIALITVMDKDADLNGKVTCFTDHDVPFRLKPVFDNQFLLETATFLDYEATREYAIKIVASDSGKPPLNQSAMLLIKIKDENDNAPVFTQPIIGLSIPENNAPGTQLTKISATDADSGRNAEISYTLGLDAPPIFNLDRRTGILTAVRKLDREKQDRYSFTVLAKDNGMPPLQTNATVTVSVLDQNDNSPAFTHNEYNFYVPENLPMYGTVGLITVTDADSGENAAVTLSILNGKDKFIIDPLTGVIRPNITFDREQQGSYTFQVRALDGGRLQRSSTAKVTINVVDVNDNRPVFIIPSSNYSYDLVPMSTSPGSVVTKVFAIDNDTGMNAELRYSIIGGNSRGLFMIDQLTGNVTLKEKVISADHGLHRLVIKVNDLGQPESLYTIALVHLFVNETATNGSYIQELVRRNMETPIGQNVGDGEITPQTNDYVKIIIAIIAGTMTVILVIFVTALVRCRQTPRHKVVQKSKQSGEWVSPNQENRQIKKKKKKKKRSPKSLLLNFVTIEESKPDDPGHEHINGTLDIPVELEEQTMGKYNWATTPTTFKPDSPDLAKHYKSASPQPTFQIKPETPVPPKKHHVIQELPLDNTFVVGCDSLSKCSSSSSDPYSVSECSCQGGFKTPGSIHTRQHSKEVGRPQTPLKETSLESWTQPQAFSRLHAAAMCPISAHPIAGFQ